The following proteins come from a genomic window of Pyxidicoccus sp. MSG2:
- a CDS encoding ATP-binding protein yields the protein MGRPWTFTKRIGAGFIASLLVALVLAGTSVVALLTVRTSNKARILDLSMDLLEVERLRRAFSDKVSSGRGYAVSGDPLFAQDMAVSRQRFIATYERLKPRLDGEPVAALLESAAHAELEHEESVRTLLTAEDLRISRQKVEDIFEARVGETRQRAFEALRVLAERSEERLSLGIQEAVEADRRVHLLILLAASLGLTVAAVLAWVLTRRLRPLQHEAEVSAHRFQSLVEGVQDYAIYLLDTQGRVASWNPGAQRMKGYAEREILGSPASVFYPPEEVRMGQPELDLARARRDGRLRMEGWRVRKDGTRFLAEVIITALRDAHGELQGFAHVSRDITERRKTENTQRLLAEAGRLFHQFLDPDLTVAELARLMVPEVADVCVLFLLTPSGELKPRAVKHVVPEKEQWIWESVRRYLPPPNAPEGLWHVVKSGRSELVSHVSPEALAHNAQDAEHLALLEKVGVHSYLAVPLRVGTQTRGVFVLATSTPERRLTPTDQLFVEELAGRAALALDNARLFREAQDAVELIGVAAHDLGNPLNTLQLLLRRLHRMELPPGSEKVREGLGTGLKQTQRLGQLLLNLLDLSRLSSGKLVLDVAPVDLADLAHEVVERFAEQAEEAGCKLVFDAELGLVGRWDRLRLDRVVTNLLSNALKFGRGSPVEVRVERGTGPRARLRVRDLGQGIAPESQRLIFNRFERGPSAGKHAGFGLGLYIVQQLVEAHGGVIRVESSPGEGALFTVELPLSQPGVEVGPEPEPPGPPPAPS from the coding sequence GTGGGGCGTCCGTGGACGTTCACGAAGCGCATTGGCGCGGGCTTCATCGCCTCGTTGCTGGTGGCGCTCGTGCTCGCGGGCACGTCGGTGGTGGCGCTGCTGACGGTGCGGACGAGCAACAAGGCGCGCATCCTCGACCTCTCCATGGACCTGCTGGAGGTGGAGCGGCTGCGCCGGGCCTTCAGCGACAAGGTGTCCAGCGGGCGCGGCTATGCGGTGTCGGGAGACCCGCTCTTCGCACAGGACATGGCGGTGTCGCGCCAGCGCTTCATCGCCACCTACGAGCGACTCAAGCCCCGGCTCGACGGCGAGCCCGTGGCCGCGCTGCTGGAGTCCGCCGCCCACGCGGAATTGGAGCACGAAGAGTCCGTGAGGACGCTGCTCACCGCCGAGGACCTGCGCATCAGCCGCCAGAAGGTGGAGGACATCTTCGAGGCGCGCGTGGGCGAGACGCGCCAGCGTGCCTTCGAGGCGCTGCGGGTCCTCGCGGAGCGCAGCGAGGAGCGGCTGTCCCTGGGCATCCAGGAGGCGGTGGAGGCGGACCGCCGGGTGCACCTGCTCATCCTGCTGGCGGCGTCGCTGGGGCTGACGGTGGCGGCGGTGCTGGCCTGGGTGCTGACACGGCGGCTGCGGCCGCTCCAGCACGAGGCGGAGGTCAGCGCCCACCGCTTCCAGTCCCTCGTCGAGGGCGTGCAGGACTACGCCATCTACCTGCTGGACACGCAGGGCCGCGTGGCGAGCTGGAACCCGGGCGCGCAGCGCATGAAGGGCTATGCCGAGAGAGAAATCCTCGGCAGCCCGGCGTCCGTCTTCTACCCGCCGGAGGAGGTGCGGATGGGGCAGCCGGAGCTGGACCTGGCGCGGGCCCGGAGGGATGGGCGGCTGCGCATGGAGGGGTGGCGCGTGCGCAAGGACGGCACGCGCTTCCTCGCCGAGGTCATCATCACCGCGTTGCGCGACGCGCACGGAGAGCTCCAGGGCTTCGCCCACGTGTCGCGCGACATCACCGAACGCCGGAAGACGGAGAACACGCAGCGGCTGCTCGCGGAGGCCGGGCGTCTCTTCCACCAGTTCCTGGACCCGGACCTGACGGTGGCGGAGCTGGCGCGGCTGATGGTGCCCGAGGTGGCGGACGTGTGCGTGCTGTTCCTGTTGACGCCCTCGGGAGAGCTCAAGCCCCGCGCCGTGAAGCACGTGGTGCCGGAGAAGGAGCAGTGGATATGGGAATCGGTGCGGCGCTACCTGCCCCCTCCCAATGCGCCGGAGGGCCTCTGGCATGTGGTGAAGTCGGGGCGCTCGGAGCTGGTCAGCCACGTCTCTCCCGAGGCGCTGGCCCATAATGCGCAGGACGCGGAGCACCTGGCGCTGCTGGAAAAGGTAGGCGTCCACTCGTACCTCGCGGTGCCGCTGCGAGTGGGGACGCAGACGCGGGGCGTCTTCGTCCTGGCGACGTCCACGCCGGAGCGGCGGCTGACGCCGACGGACCAGCTCTTCGTCGAGGAGCTGGCGGGACGGGCGGCGCTCGCGTTGGACAACGCGCGGCTGTTCCGCGAGGCGCAGGACGCGGTGGAGCTCATCGGCGTGGCGGCGCACGATTTGGGCAACCCGCTGAACACGCTGCAACTGCTGCTGCGCCGGCTGCACCGGATGGAGCTGCCCCCTGGCAGCGAGAAGGTGCGCGAGGGATTGGGCACGGGGCTGAAGCAGACGCAGCGGCTGGGGCAGCTGCTGCTCAACCTGCTGGACTTGTCGCGGCTGTCGTCGGGGAAGCTGGTGCTGGACGTGGCGCCGGTGGACCTGGCGGACCTGGCGCACGAGGTGGTGGAGCGCTTCGCCGAACAGGCGGAGGAGGCGGGCTGCAAGCTGGTGTTCGACGCGGAGCTGGGGCTGGTGGGGCGGTGGGACCGGCTGCGGTTGGACCGGGTGGTGACGAACCTGCTGTCCAACGCGCTGAAGTTCGGCAGGGGGAGTCCGGTGGAGGTGCGGGTGGAGCGTGGGACGGGGCCGAGGGCCCGGCTGCGGGTGAGGGATTTGGGGCAGGGCATCGCCCCCGAGTCCCAGCGGCTCATCTTCAACCGCTTCGAGCGCGGGCCCTCCGCCGGCAAGCACGCGGGCTTCGGCCTGGGGCTCTACATCGTCCAGCAACTGGTGGAGGCACACGGCGGCGTCATCCGCGTGGAGAGCTCGCCCGGCGAGGGCGCGCTCTTCACGGTGGAATTGCCGCTGTCCCAGCCGGGCGTGGAGGTGGGCCCGGAGCCGGAGCCTCCCGGCCCGCCGCCAGCTCCGTCATGA
- a CDS encoding tryptophan synthase alpha chain, which translates to MRGEGRRRAWSWACFLVLWAACTDTRPPPDTHGARHPSHCEPMTCASQGMDCGVAIDGCGGTLDCGTCAPGETCGGGKHNVCGVGPCVPLTCKALGSNCGPVSDGCGRVLDCGTCAAPETCGGGGTANVCGEPSCVPDTCAGLGKDCGTVPDGCGGTMACGACGPGQTCGGGGAPNVCGDDTCVPATCVSLGKNCGPVSDGCGGMLECGVCAEGQTCGGDSVPNACGGGACAPSTCEALGKNCGSLPDGCGGLLSCGTCAVGQACGGGGEPNVCGGGACTAATCEVLGKNCGTVPDGCGGVLECGACTAPETCGGGGEPGVCAPPPCTPTTCEALGKNCGPVPDGCGGGLDCGTCAVGQTCGGGGAANVCGTPACRPYTCGLLGKNCGAVPDGCGGTLDCGTCTAPESCGAADVPNVCASTQPVCLDRELGNALPVSVKGSTAYAGDDHVASCGGRPAPDRGFLWTAPKSGTFTFDTARSALRSLISVRRDGCGGAEVACAADGISYGGGARVTVPLVQGASVLVVVDSASSDRFSAGHFELHIDELRASEAGACFDNMDNDGDRWVDCADTDCHDTPGCDGRGCAHHDLGSALPVTFQGETAGSGDGFQGTCGAQLQQDRAHLWTAPRAGTFVFDTSPGGWGNALYVLTGCRGTELGCAANPNANAQGSPAVKVTLEQGQTVLVVVDGMAHPDQDTPIRYTLHVSEYAPTEAERCLDGADNDADGRADAADADCR; encoded by the coding sequence ATGCGGGGCGAAGGACGTCGAAGGGCGTGGTCGTGGGCGTGTTTCCTGGTGCTGTGGGCGGCGTGTACCGACACGCGGCCCCCACCCGACACCCACGGCGCACGGCATCCCTCCCACTGCGAGCCCATGACGTGCGCCTCGCAGGGCATGGACTGCGGCGTCGCCATCGACGGCTGCGGCGGCACGCTGGACTGCGGCACCTGCGCCCCCGGAGAGACCTGCGGCGGTGGCAAGCACAACGTGTGCGGCGTCGGGCCCTGCGTGCCCCTCACCTGCAAGGCCCTCGGAAGCAACTGCGGCCCGGTGTCGGACGGGTGCGGCCGGGTGCTCGACTGCGGGACGTGCGCCGCGCCCGAGACGTGCGGCGGAGGCGGCACGGCCAACGTCTGCGGCGAGCCGTCGTGCGTACCGGACACCTGCGCGGGGCTCGGCAAGGACTGCGGCACCGTGCCGGACGGGTGCGGCGGGACGATGGCGTGTGGCGCCTGCGGCCCGGGACAGACGTGCGGTGGAGGCGGCGCGCCCAACGTGTGCGGTGACGACACCTGCGTCCCGGCGACGTGTGTATCGCTGGGGAAGAACTGCGGGCCGGTGTCGGACGGGTGCGGCGGCATGCTCGAGTGCGGCGTCTGCGCGGAAGGACAGACGTGCGGTGGCGACTCGGTGCCGAACGCATGCGGGGGGGGTGCGTGTGCGCCGTCCACGTGCGAGGCCCTGGGGAAGAACTGCGGCAGCCTGCCGGATGGCTGTGGCGGGCTGCTGTCGTGCGGCACCTGCGCGGTGGGACAGGCATGCGGCGGTGGCGGTGAGCCCAATGTCTGCGGCGGTGGCGCGTGTACCGCGGCCACGTGTGAGGTGTTGGGGAAGAACTGCGGCACGGTGCCGGACGGGTGTGGCGGCGTGCTCGAGTGCGGCGCATGCACCGCGCCCGAGACGTGCGGTGGGGGTGGCGAGCCCGGCGTGTGCGCCCCGCCGCCCTGCACTCCGACGACGTGCGAGGCGCTGGGGAAGAACTGCGGCCCGGTGCCCGACGGGTGCGGCGGGGGGCTGGACTGCGGCACGTGCGCGGTGGGACAGACGTGCGGCGGCGGCGGAGCGGCCAATGTCTGCGGGACGCCCGCGTGCCGGCCGTATACCTGTGGCCTGCTGGGGAAGAACTGTGGCGCCGTGCCGGACGGGTGCGGCGGGACGCTGGACTGCGGCACGTGCACGGCGCCCGAGTCCTGCGGCGCGGCCGACGTGCCCAACGTCTGTGCCTCGACGCAGCCGGTGTGTCTGGACAGGGAGCTGGGCAATGCGTTGCCGGTGTCGGTGAAGGGCTCCACCGCGTACGCGGGGGATGACCATGTGGCCTCGTGCGGAGGACGGCCCGCACCGGACCGGGGCTTCCTCTGGACGGCGCCGAAGAGCGGCACGTTCACCTTCGACACGGCGCGCTCGGCGCTGCGCTCGCTGATTTCGGTGCGGCGCGACGGGTGCGGCGGGGCGGAGGTGGCGTGCGCCGCGGACGGCATCAGCTACGGCGGCGGCGCGCGGGTGACGGTGCCGCTGGTGCAGGGGGCATCGGTGCTGGTGGTGGTGGACTCGGCGAGCAGCGACCGCTTCAGCGCGGGCCACTTCGAGCTGCACATCGACGAGCTGCGCGCGAGCGAGGCGGGCGCGTGCTTCGACAACATGGACAACGACGGGGACCGCTGGGTGGACTGCGCGGACACGGACTGCCACGACACGCCGGGCTGCGACGGGCGGGGCTGCGCGCACCATGACCTGGGCAGCGCGCTGCCCGTCACCTTCCAGGGTGAGACGGCGGGCTCGGGAGACGGCTTCCAGGGCACCTGCGGCGCGCAGTTGCAGCAGGACCGCGCGCACCTGTGGACGGCGCCTCGCGCGGGGACGTTCGTCTTCGACACGTCACCGGGCGGCTGGGGCAACGCGCTCTATGTCCTCACCGGCTGCCGGGGCACGGAATTGGGCTGCGCGGCCAACCCGAATGCCAACGCGCAGGGCTCGCCCGCGGTGAAGGTGACGCTGGAGCAGGGACAGACGGTGCTGGTGGTGGTGGACGGCATGGCCCACCCCGACCAGGACACGCCCATCCGCTACACGCTCCACGTCAGCGAGTACGCCCCCACGGAGGCGGAGCGCTGCCTGGACGGCGCGGACAACGACGCGGATGGCAGGGCGGACGCGGCGGATGCGGACTGCCGGTAG
- a CDS encoding outer membrane protein assembly factor BamE yields MSVDVSTTEPPSSAVALAADSTGLFTAFQNDGRPVPRGRWALALLAALFPVVLGVGFWTLAKNEEHTFRLVTPQGIKSVRGGMTADQVVALLGRPITLEQDATGAECYRYGTPNFINPQFLIYKVCYEDGKLRDVTQHKFSAWSVDPATGTFAVPEGGAPAASPSKDG; encoded by the coding sequence ATGTCAGTCGACGTGAGCACGACAGAACCCCCCTCGAGCGCCGTGGCCCTGGCGGCGGATTCGACAGGCCTGTTCACCGCCTTCCAGAACGACGGCCGGCCCGTGCCGCGCGGCCGCTGGGCCCTGGCGTTGCTGGCGGCCCTGTTTCCGGTGGTGCTGGGTGTGGGCTTCTGGACCCTGGCGAAGAACGAGGAGCACACCTTCCGGCTCGTCACCCCGCAGGGCATCAAGTCCGTGCGCGGTGGGATGACGGCGGACCAGGTGGTGGCCCTGCTCGGGCGGCCCATCACGTTGGAGCAGGACGCCACCGGGGCGGAGTGCTACCGCTACGGGACGCCCAACTTCATCAACCCACAGTTCCTCATCTACAAGGTCTGCTACGAGGACGGGAAGCTGCGGGACGTGACGCAGCACAAGTTCTCCGCCTGGTCCGTGGACCCGGCCACCGGCACCTTCGCGGTGCCTGAAGGCGGCGCCCCGGCCGCTTCGCCGTCCAAGGACGGGTAG
- the ppk1 gene encoding polyphosphate kinase 1, which translates to MAKRGGGRGVTQKPLERDAIPAGTEPTDTELFFNRELSWLAFNDRVLQLAESPDVPLLERLKFISIYARNLDEFFMIRVARLHEQVRSNVARLVPDGASPSVTLDRLHQGIFEQGRRHADCFEKALRPALAEKGLRILSAKDLDPEQRNQVDQRFREQIFPVLTPLAIGLGRHFPYISNLSLSLAVLLRDPEADEESVARVKVPKELIPRFLPLKGNVFVPLEEVIAQHLADLFPGMQVLHWGVFRVTRDADFTVSEDAEDLLKAVETELRQRRFGDVIRLEVGAGMSPKLLEPLVEALGLEQRQVYEEHGLVGLSDLAAIAFGPGFPELKDAPWTPVTQPRLRPDADVQDGGTVMSAMRRGDLLVHHPYESFGSSVERFVTEAVADPDVLAIKQTVYRTSDSSPLVPALITATENGKQAVCMVELKARFDERTNIKWANALEEAGVHVVYGIPSLKTHAKAILIVRREGERVRHYVHIGTGNYNPKTARLYTDLGLFTKDPDIGADVADLFNYLTGFGRPKSFRKLLVAPLTMREGLMEEIKRTIMAHTLERPSRIQMKMNALVDPTIIRALYDASRAGVKVELNVRGICCLRPGVPGVSENIRVVSVLGRFLEHSRVYNFERGSELRCYIGSADLMPRNLDHRVEVLAPVEDPALAAQVRDMLDRCIADNTSAWELTADGAWKRRTPPSPAEKRSVQAELMERSIRMAQFQGGRPLP; encoded by the coding sequence ATGGCGAAGCGCGGTGGCGGGCGGGGTGTCACCCAGAAGCCTTTGGAACGAGATGCCATTCCCGCGGGTACGGAACCGACGGACACGGAGCTCTTCTTCAACCGGGAGCTGTCCTGGCTGGCGTTCAACGACCGCGTCCTCCAGCTCGCCGAGTCTCCAGACGTCCCGCTGCTGGAGCGCCTGAAGTTCATCTCCATCTACGCGCGCAACCTGGACGAGTTCTTCATGATTCGCGTGGCCCGCCTGCACGAGCAGGTGCGCAGCAACGTGGCCCGGCTGGTCCCGGACGGCGCGTCCCCGAGCGTCACGCTCGACAGGCTGCACCAGGGCATCTTCGAGCAGGGCCGCCGCCACGCGGACTGCTTCGAGAAGGCGCTGCGCCCCGCGCTGGCGGAGAAGGGCCTGCGCATCCTCTCCGCGAAGGACTTGGACCCCGAGCAGCGCAACCAGGTGGATCAGCGCTTCCGCGAGCAGATATTTCCCGTGCTCACCCCGCTGGCCATCGGCCTGGGGCGGCACTTCCCATACATCTCCAACCTGTCGCTCAGCCTCGCGGTGCTGCTGAGAGACCCGGAGGCGGACGAGGAGAGCGTGGCGCGGGTGAAGGTGCCCAAGGAGCTGATTCCCCGCTTCCTGCCGCTGAAGGGCAACGTCTTCGTCCCGCTGGAGGAGGTCATCGCGCAGCACCTGGCGGACCTGTTCCCCGGCATGCAGGTGCTGCACTGGGGCGTCTTCCGCGTCACCCGCGACGCGGACTTCACCGTGTCCGAGGACGCCGAGGATTTGCTCAAGGCGGTGGAGACGGAGCTGCGCCAGCGCCGCTTCGGCGACGTCATCCGCCTGGAGGTGGGGGCGGGCATGAGCCCCAAGCTGCTGGAGCCGCTGGTGGAGGCGCTGGGGCTGGAGCAGCGGCAGGTGTACGAGGAGCACGGCCTCGTGGGCCTGTCGGACCTGGCGGCCATCGCCTTCGGGCCCGGCTTCCCCGAGCTGAAGGACGCACCGTGGACGCCCGTCACCCAGCCGCGCCTGCGCCCGGACGCGGACGTGCAGGACGGCGGCACCGTGATGTCCGCCATGCGGCGCGGAGATTTGCTCGTCCACCACCCCTACGAGTCCTTCGGCTCCTCCGTGGAGCGCTTCGTCACCGAGGCGGTGGCGGACCCGGACGTGCTGGCCATCAAGCAGACGGTGTACCGGACGTCGGACAGCTCACCGCTGGTGCCCGCGCTGATTACGGCGACGGAGAACGGCAAGCAGGCCGTGTGCATGGTGGAGCTGAAGGCGCGCTTCGACGAGCGCACCAACATCAAGTGGGCCAACGCGCTGGAAGAGGCGGGCGTCCACGTGGTGTATGGGATTCCATCGCTGAAGACGCACGCGAAGGCCATCCTCATCGTCCGGCGTGAGGGTGAGCGGGTGCGGCACTACGTGCACATCGGCACGGGCAACTACAACCCGAAGACGGCGCGCCTCTACACGGACCTGGGCCTGTTCACCAAGGACCCGGACATCGGCGCGGACGTGGCGGACCTGTTCAACTACCTCACCGGCTTCGGCCGGCCGAAGTCCTTCCGCAAGCTGCTGGTGGCGCCGCTCACCATGCGCGAGGGGCTGATGGAGGAAATCAAGCGCACCATCATGGCGCACACGCTGGAGCGCCCCTCGCGCATCCAGATGAAGATGAACGCGCTGGTGGACCCCACCATCATCCGCGCGCTCTACGACGCGTCCCGCGCCGGGGTGAAGGTGGAGCTCAACGTGCGCGGCATCTGCTGCCTGCGCCCGGGGGTGCCCGGCGTATCGGAGAACATCCGCGTGGTGTCCGTGCTCGGCCGCTTCCTGGAGCACTCGCGCGTGTACAACTTCGAGCGAGGCAGCGAGCTGCGCTGCTACATCGGCTCCGCGGACCTGATGCCGCGCAACCTGGACCACCGGGTGGAAGTGCTGGCGCCGGTGGAGGACCCCGCCCTGGCCGCCCAGGTGCGCGACATGCTGGACCGCTGCATCGCCGACAACACCTCCGCATGGGAGCTGACGGCGGACGGGGCGTGGAAGCGCCGCACCCCGCCCTCCCCCGCCGAGAAGCGCTCCGTCCAGGCGGAATTGATGGAGCGCTCCATCCGCATGGCGCAGTTCCAGGGCGGCCGGCCGCTGCCCTGA
- a CDS encoding ADP-ribosylglycohydrolase family protein, whose amino-acid sequence MSDTQERAARMARALVSLDGQSVGDAFGERFFGPLEVVQPLVEQRVLPRAPWGYTDDTEMALSVVQVLEDHGRVDQDALARLFARRYRLDKNRGYGGTAHDILQKLGIGLPWHEVSSEVFEGQGSMGNGGAMRVAPLGAYFAGDLARVVAEARASAEVTHMHPEGQAGAIAIAVAAAWACEWSRTRVPAKQLFDVVLDATPAGATRQGVEAARAWPLDASPSSAARTLGSGQKVISEDTVPFAVWCAARHLDSYEEALWCTVAGFGDRDTTCAIVGGIVALSAGHASIPATWLAAREPLRRRV is encoded by the coding sequence ATGAGTGACACCCAGGAGCGCGCGGCGCGGATGGCGCGTGCCCTCGTCTCGCTGGATGGGCAGTCGGTGGGCGATGCCTTCGGCGAGCGCTTCTTCGGCCCGCTCGAGGTGGTGCAGCCCCTGGTGGAGCAGCGCGTCCTGCCTCGCGCCCCGTGGGGGTACACGGACGACACGGAGATGGCGCTGTCGGTGGTCCAGGTGCTGGAGGACCACGGCCGCGTCGACCAGGACGCGCTGGCGCGCCTCTTCGCGAGGCGCTACCGACTGGACAAGAACCGGGGTTACGGCGGCACGGCGCACGACATCCTGCAGAAGCTGGGCATCGGCCTGCCCTGGCACGAGGTGTCCTCGGAGGTGTTCGAGGGCCAGGGCTCCATGGGCAACGGTGGCGCCATGCGCGTGGCGCCACTGGGCGCATACTTCGCGGGAGACCTGGCGCGGGTGGTGGCGGAGGCGCGCGCGTCGGCGGAGGTGACGCACATGCACCCGGAGGGACAGGCGGGGGCCATCGCCATTGCCGTCGCCGCCGCGTGGGCCTGCGAGTGGTCGCGGACGCGTGTCCCTGCGAAGCAGCTCTTCGACGTGGTGCTGGACGCCACGCCCGCCGGGGCGACGCGGCAGGGCGTGGAGGCGGCCCGGGCCTGGCCGCTGGATGCGAGCCCGTCCTCGGCGGCTCGCACGCTGGGCAGCGGGCAGAAGGTCATCTCGGAGGACACGGTGCCCTTCGCCGTGTGGTGTGCCGCGAGGCACCTGGACTCGTACGAGGAGGCGCTCTGGTGCACGGTGGCCGGCTTCGGAGACCGGGACACCACCTGCGCCATCGTGGGCGGCATCGTCGCCCTCAGCGCGGGACACGCCTCCATCCCCGCGACCTGGCTCGCCGCGCGCGAACCCCTGCGCCGGCGGGTGTGA
- a CDS encoding App1 family protein produces the protein MADLFPAFYRFAVRVDAHYDALSRSLRQKLGIAPPLRILPYRGYGTAERAVIKARVLEDRHVRPPQQRHTLVGSAIASYKRYMTREIAGAHVAVRWGDKRWEGTTDEEGFLELWVPPPEGVRSGWHMVELELLSPEAHGVPRVAAPVRVAGRSAEYGVISDIDDTVIVTGVTNPLKRAWALFLTEHRVRLPFPGVDAFYAALQGGRGEAADNPIFYVSSSPWNLYEHLDEFLGLHHIPPGPLLLRDWGLSRHGFAPGGGHGHKLEKIRGLMDTMERLPFILIGDSGQEDAEHYRTICREYPGRILCVYIRSVPGHPRRAEQLEKIGADIREAGSQLLVVDDTTAAARHAARSGWIDWREVQEVEAHRLEDSARGLRGGRDP, from the coding sequence ATGGCCGACCTCTTCCCTGCCTTCTACCGCTTCGCCGTCCGAGTGGACGCGCACTACGACGCACTGAGCCGAAGCCTGCGCCAGAAGCTGGGCATCGCCCCGCCGCTGCGAATCCTTCCCTACCGGGGCTATGGCACCGCCGAGCGCGCCGTCATCAAGGCGCGCGTCCTGGAGGACCGGCACGTCCGCCCGCCCCAGCAGCGGCACACGCTGGTGGGCAGCGCGATTGCTTCCTACAAGCGCTACATGACGCGCGAAATCGCCGGCGCACACGTGGCGGTGCGCTGGGGCGACAAGCGCTGGGAGGGCACCACCGACGAGGAGGGCTTCCTCGAGCTGTGGGTGCCGCCGCCGGAAGGCGTGCGCTCGGGCTGGCACATGGTGGAATTGGAATTGCTCTCCCCGGAGGCGCACGGCGTGCCCCGCGTGGCCGCGCCGGTGCGGGTGGCGGGCCGGAGCGCCGAGTACGGGGTCATCAGCGACATCGACGACACCGTCATCGTCACGGGTGTCACCAATCCGCTCAAGCGCGCGTGGGCGCTCTTCCTCACCGAGCACCGCGTGCGGTTGCCCTTCCCCGGCGTGGATGCCTTCTACGCGGCGCTCCAGGGGGGCCGGGGCGAGGCGGCGGACAACCCCATCTTCTACGTCTCCAGCAGCCCCTGGAACCTGTACGAGCACCTGGACGAGTTCCTCGGCCTGCACCACATCCCCCCGGGGCCGCTGCTGCTGCGTGACTGGGGCCTGTCCCGCCACGGCTTCGCGCCCGGGGGCGGGCACGGGCACAAGCTGGAGAAGATTCGCGGTCTCATGGACACGATGGAGCGCCTGCCCTTCATCCTCATCGGCGACAGCGGCCAGGAGGACGCGGAGCACTACCGCACCATCTGCCGCGAGTACCCGGGCCGCATCCTCTGCGTCTACATCCGCAGCGTGCCCGGCCACCCGCGCCGGGCGGAGCAGCTGGAGAAGATTGGCGCGGACATCCGCGAGGCCGGCAGCCAATTGCTCGTGGTGGATGACACCACTGCCGCGGCGCGGCATGCGGCGCGCTCCGGCTGGATTGACTGGCGCGAGGTCCAGGAGGTGGAGGCCCACCGCCTCGAGGACTCCGCCCGCGGGCTGCGGGGTGGCCGCGACCCCTGA
- a CDS encoding DUF6209 family protein, which translates to MLRHPTRWFLAAAVLFVGTVAVSQTSPSITFQSPSQNWNVFASSNPLPFGKTATINYSADRLTQCRGNINATTPGWTITGHYKFNNGPVQDFWVAGFSSVPNPPAPSIPLNTKGDLSIWFENTSRWGCQAWDSNYGNNFHFNVQ; encoded by the coding sequence TTGCTGCGTCATCCCACCCGCTGGTTCCTCGCCGCCGCCGTGCTGTTCGTCGGCACCGTCGCCGTCTCGCAGACGTCGCCGAGCATCACCTTCCAGTCGCCGTCGCAGAACTGGAACGTCTTCGCGTCGTCCAACCCGCTGCCCTTCGGGAAGACGGCGACCATCAACTACAGCGCGGACCGGCTGACGCAGTGCCGGGGCAACATCAACGCCACCACGCCGGGGTGGACCATCACCGGGCACTACAAGTTCAACAACGGCCCGGTGCAGGACTTCTGGGTGGCCGGCTTCTCGTCCGTCCCCAACCCGCCCGCGCCCTCGATTCCGCTCAACACGAAGGGCGACCTGTCCATCTGGTTCGAGAACACCAGTCGCTGGGGCTGCCAGGCGTGGGACTCGAACTACGGCAACAACTTCCACTTCAACGTGCAGTGA
- a CDS encoding SMP-30/gluconolactonase/LRE family protein — MAAPTPLPGGPFPSAAPRRGATWLKVVGGVAALLALAAGGVRLRYGGGEPYPDVTGMPLLPDSALEVVAQSPEPIGNVAVSSTGRLFFTIHPESRPEGAKLREWVDGKAVPYPNAEVQAKLFETPLGVTIDRRDWLWVIDHGNHAMGTPRLLAFELATGHLAHEFVFPPNVAPPGSLLQDLRVDAKGETVFVADVAFWRRKPGLVVYDVATKQARRVLDGHASVFPQDFIIRNPIKEMVFFGGLAALKAGVDGIAMDPSGEWVWFAAMNHDTMYRVRAADLRDASLSEEDLEKRLQAVGRKPLNDGLSADVEGNVLITDVEHGAVLRMSPQGRLETLVKSPRIRWADALSHGPDGWLYVADSAIPHHMLQTKEHIAANAPYYIYRFRSGIAGVAGM, encoded by the coding sequence GTGGCCGCTCCGACTCCCCTTCCTGGTGGTCCGTTTCCCTCCGCCGCGCCCCGTCGGGGTGCGACGTGGCTCAAGGTGGTGGGAGGCGTGGCCGCGCTGCTGGCGCTCGCGGCCGGGGGCGTGCGCCTGCGCTACGGCGGTGGTGAGCCGTATCCGGACGTGACGGGCATGCCGCTGCTCCCGGACAGCGCGCTGGAGGTGGTGGCGCAGAGCCCCGAGCCCATCGGCAACGTGGCGGTGTCCTCCACGGGGCGGCTGTTCTTCACCATCCACCCGGAGAGCCGCCCGGAGGGCGCGAAGCTTCGCGAGTGGGTGGATGGCAAGGCGGTGCCGTACCCCAACGCGGAGGTGCAGGCGAAGCTGTTCGAGACGCCGCTGGGCGTCACCATCGACCGGCGTGACTGGCTGTGGGTCATCGACCACGGCAACCACGCCATGGGCACGCCCAGGCTGCTGGCCTTCGAGCTGGCCACGGGCCACCTCGCGCACGAGTTCGTCTTCCCGCCCAACGTGGCGCCGCCGGGCTCGTTGCTCCAGGACCTGCGCGTGGACGCGAAGGGGGAGACGGTGTTCGTCGCGGACGTGGCCTTCTGGCGGCGCAAGCCGGGGCTCGTCGTCTACGACGTGGCGACGAAGCAGGCGCGCCGCGTGCTGGACGGGCACGCGTCCGTGTTCCCCCAGGACTTCATCATCCGCAACCCCATCAAGGAGATGGTCTTCTTCGGCGGGCTCGCCGCGCTGAAGGCGGGCGTGGATGGCATCGCCATGGACCCGTCGGGCGAGTGGGTGTGGTTCGCGGCGATGAACCACGACACCATGTACCGCGTGCGCGCGGCGGACCTGCGGGACGCGTCGCTCTCCGAGGAGGATCTGGAGAAGCGGCTGCAGGCCGTGGGCCGCAAGCCCTTGAACGACGGGCTGAGCGCGGACGTGGAGGGCAACGTGCTCATCACCGACGTGGAGCATGGCGCGGTGCTGCGCATGAGCCCGCAGGGCCGGCTGGAGACGCTGGTGAAGTCGCCGCGCATCCGCTGGGCGGACGCGCTCAGCCACGGGCCGGACGGCTGGCTCTACGTGGCGGACAGCGCCATTCCGCACCACATGCTCCAGACGAAGGAGCACATCGCCGCCAACGCGCCCTATTACATCTACCGCTTCAGGTCCGGCATCGCGGGCGTCGCCGGCATGTGA